One stretch of Aerosakkonema funiforme FACHB-1375 DNA includes these proteins:
- a CDS encoding ChuX/HutX family heme-like substrate-binding protein, producing MAFNLKEFLSDCETLGTLRLIVTSSAGVLEVRSAIQKLFYAELPKGKYANMHADLFEFHLNMDAIKRVKFETGESKRGNFTTYAIRFLDEKDEPALSAFLQWGKPGEYEEGKVEIWHQLQDKYGEVWEPVPVEAV from the coding sequence ATGGCTTTTAATTTGAAAGAATTTTTGTCAGATTGCGAAACTTTGGGAACACTGCGTTTAATCGTCACCAGCAGCGCAGGTGTGTTGGAAGTACGCAGTGCTATCCAGAAGTTATTCTATGCGGAGTTACCCAAAGGCAAATATGCCAATATGCACGCCGACTTATTCGAGTTTCACCTGAATATGGATGCCATTAAACGGGTAAAATTTGAAACCGGAGAATCAAAACGAGGCAACTTCACTACCTATGCGATTCGCTTTTTAGATGAAAAAGATGAGCCAGCTTTAAGTGCATTTCTGCAATGGGGTAAGCCAGGGGAATACGAAGAGGGAAAAGTGGAAATTTGGCATCAGCTACAGGACAAATATGGAGAAGTTTGGGAACCAGTACCTGTGGAGGCTGTTTAA
- a CDS encoding DUF6816 family protein, translating to MTGIFVRRICTFVLIVLSLFWADRAEAGVLAERLAKFPQWETKPPVQAVIGTEDLIYPDWMAGTWNVTSTLVDLVAPLAPDIVTPGFENNRRYLNQPIAFTVRFPAVNQNNFTFTILNPKSQTPVVADRSFNGLNIAKATLGDRAVLSVKTDPHNPNRQSTLLSGSLQLVSIVTSRASEIPNANEFISTEVSQQLFRAPTIGMRPYFNEVETTTAYRKIETSGASIEADQVTAIYLSPQDPNYFVAADKPVALYRYRLEFFPASVPGA from the coding sequence ATGACAGGAATATTTGTGAGAAGGATTTGCACTTTTGTTCTGATTGTGTTGTCCCTTTTTTGGGCCGATCGAGCAGAGGCTGGTGTACTAGCTGAGAGATTGGCTAAATTTCCTCAGTGGGAGACAAAACCGCCAGTTCAGGCGGTAATTGGAACGGAGGATTTAATTTATCCAGACTGGATGGCAGGCACTTGGAATGTTACCAGTACGCTTGTGGATTTGGTGGCACCATTAGCACCAGATATTGTGACGCCTGGATTTGAAAATAACCGGCGCTATCTGAATCAACCGATCGCATTTACGGTTCGATTTCCGGCGGTGAATCAAAATAATTTTACATTTACAATTTTAAATCCCAAATCCCAGACTCCTGTGGTTGCCGATCGATCTTTTAATGGTTTGAATATAGCGAAGGCAACTTTGGGCGATCGCGCTGTCTTGTCTGTCAAAACTGACCCGCACAACCCCAACCGTCAGAGTACCCTACTTTCAGGCTCGCTGCAACTTGTGTCGATCGTCACCAGTAGAGCGAGCGAAATCCCCAATGCCAACGAGTTTATTTCTACAGAGGTTAGTCAGCAATTATTTCGCGCTCCAACTATAGGAATGCGTCCCTATTTCAATGAAGTAGAAACGACAACCGCTTACCGAAAGATTGAAACATCGGGCGCATCAATTGAAGCCGATCAAGTGACAGCTATTTATCTGTCTCCCCAAGATCCCAATTATTTTGTAGCAGCTGACAAACCAGTCGCCCTATATCGCTACCGCTTAGAATTTTTTCCTGCCTCGGTTCCAGGAGCTTAA
- a CDS encoding serine O-acetyltransferase, translating into MKSFINKLFSFVDLILASPQLLLFYLSSEKEVILADVRRWVEIFEWDKGSDIQNLLFLTIKNQEFRNLYYFRIAKGNLPARLLLKVIKFFYKECQYLLLDLSSNIGPGLFIQHGLSTIIMADMGQNCWVNQQVSIGYKDKTGRPKIGDNARITAGAKVLGNITIGNNVTVGANAVVIKNVPDNCVVVGIPAYIVKKNGLKVKEELV; encoded by the coding sequence ATGAAAAGTTTTATTAATAAACTTTTTTCATTTGTAGATTTAATTTTAGCATCTCCCCAGTTATTGTTATTCTACTTATCCAGCGAAAAGGAAGTGATTCTTGCGGACGTAAGAAGATGGGTAGAAATATTTGAGTGGGATAAGGGTTCAGATATTCAAAATTTACTATTTTTAACGATAAAAAATCAAGAATTTAGAAATTTATATTATTTCAGAATAGCTAAAGGTAACTTACCTGCTAGGCTGCTGCTGAAAGTTATTAAATTCTTTTATAAAGAATGCCAATATCTATTGTTAGATTTGTCTAGTAACATTGGCCCTGGCTTGTTTATTCAGCACGGCTTAAGCACAATTATTATGGCAGATATGGGACAAAATTGTTGGGTAAACCAGCAAGTATCAATTGGGTATAAAGATAAAACGGGGAGACCTAAAATAGGGGATAATGCCAGAATAACGGCAGGGGCAAAAGTACTGGGAAATATAACTATTGGCAACAACGTTACCGTGGGAGCAAATGCAGTTGTAATCAAAAATGTACCTGACAATTGCGTAGTAGTTGGAATTCCTGCTTATATTGTTAAAAAGAATGGTTTGAAAGTGAAAGAAGAATTAGTTTAA
- a CDS encoding HAD-IA family hydrolase: protein MQQPKVIFLDAVGTLFGVKDSVGEVYSDIARQFGVEVAAKTLDRAFYNSFKLSDRMAFPGVDPEEILKQEYEWWLELATRAFKEVGVYHKFADFSRFFAELYAHFATAEPWFIYPDVIPALEYWQKQGIQLGIVSNFDSRIYSVLSDLNLESFFTSITISTEVGAAKPEPEIFIAALQKHECLAEAAWHIGDSYKEDYQGAKAAGLRAIWLKRTEPLL, encoded by the coding sequence ATGCAGCAACCAAAGGTAATTTTTTTAGATGCCGTCGGTACTCTATTTGGAGTTAAAGATAGTGTGGGCGAAGTCTACAGCGACATAGCCCGTCAATTTGGCGTTGAAGTCGCGGCTAAAACGCTGGATAGAGCTTTTTATAATAGCTTTAAATTAAGCGATCGCATGGCATTTCCAGGAGTTGACCCGGAGGAAATACTCAAACAGGAATATGAGTGGTGGCTAGAACTGGCAACTCGTGCGTTCAAAGAAGTAGGAGTATATCACAAATTTGCCGACTTTTCCAGATTTTTTGCCGAACTTTATGCCCACTTTGCTACCGCCGAACCTTGGTTTATTTATCCCGATGTTATTCCAGCTTTAGAATACTGGCAGAAACAAGGTATTCAACTAGGCATAGTATCGAATTTCGATTCTCGAATTTACTCCGTATTGTCAGATCTCAACTTAGAAAGTTTCTTTACTTCAATTACAATTTCTACAGAAGTCGGTGCAGCTAAACCAGAACCAGAAATTTTTATAGCGGCATTACAGAAACACGAATGTCTAGCTGAGGCAGCATGGCATATTGGTGATAGCTACAAAGAAGATTACCAGGGTGCAAAAGCAGCTGGATTAAGAGCTATTTGGCTGAAGCGAACTGAACCCTTGTTGTAA
- a CDS encoding low molecular weight protein-tyrosine-phosphatase, which yields MPYKLLFVCLGNICRSPSAENIMNHLIEQAGLSESIICDSAGTSSYHIGSPPDRRMTVAAQSRGIKLRGQARQFKKLDFEEFDLILAMDRENYQDILYLDPAGKYQDKVRLMCDFCNRYTLKEVPDPYYGGPEGFDRVIDLLLDACEGLLQYITSNELIRG from the coding sequence ATGCCATATAAGCTATTATTCGTCTGCCTGGGAAATATTTGCCGATCGCCTTCCGCAGAAAATATCATGAATCACCTAATTGAGCAAGCGGGACTGAGCGAAAGCATTATTTGCGATTCCGCTGGCACTTCCAGCTACCATATCGGCAGTCCTCCAGACCGACGCATGACCGTTGCAGCACAAAGTCGAGGTATTAAACTTCGAGGTCAAGCTCGGCAATTTAAAAAGTTAGACTTTGAAGAATTTGACTTAATTCTGGCGATGGATAGAGAAAACTACCAAGATATTCTCTATCTAGACCCAGCAGGCAAGTATCAAGATAAAGTACGACTGATGTGCGACTTTTGTAACCGTTATACGCTCAAAGAGGTTCCCGATCCCTACTATGGTGGCCCAGAGGGATTCGATCGAGTAATAGATTTATTATTAGACGCCTGTGAGGGTTTATTGCAATATATTACCAGCAATGAATTAATCAGGGGCTAG
- a CDS encoding response regulator transcription factor, with translation MPLIIVVADDDLAIRLFVSEYLEMYGYSVIAAEDGQEALEFVEAYHPHLLITDIMMPRMDGYELVRQVRQRPEFRLLPVILLTERRSTEERIRGYELGCDLYLPKPFEINELGAIVRNLLYRKIDQSELLIRKQEATKSTTLLDQTKTVLKECKLSKREQEVLDLITHGLSNAEIGDRLHLSARTIEKYVSSLLRKTITSNRAELVRVAMEQHLVE, from the coding sequence ATGCCCTTGATAATCGTGGTTGCAGATGACGACTTGGCAATACGTCTTTTTGTCAGCGAATACTTGGAGATGTATGGCTACTCCGTGATTGCGGCTGAGGACGGTCAGGAGGCGCTGGAATTTGTAGAAGCGTATCATCCTCATTTGTTGATTACCGACATCATGATGCCTCGGATGGACGGCTATGAGCTGGTGCGGCAAGTTCGTCAGCGACCGGAGTTCCGCCTATTGCCCGTAATTTTATTAACGGAGCGAAGAAGTACCGAAGAACGAATTCGCGGCTACGAATTGGGGTGCGATCTCTATCTGCCCAAACCGTTTGAAATAAATGAATTAGGGGCAATAGTTCGTAACTTGCTCTATCGCAAGATAGATCAATCTGAGTTACTCATCCGTAAGCAAGAAGCAACGAAATCGACTACTCTGCTCGATCAAACTAAGACGGTTTTAAAAGAATGTAAGTTGAGTAAGCGAGAACAAGAAGTACTGGATCTGATTACTCATGGTTTGTCAAATGCTGAAATAGGCGATCGTCTGCATTTGAGTGCCAGAACAATTGAAAAGTATGTCAGCAGTCTCTTGAGGAAAACTATCACTAGCAACCGCGCTGAATTGGTTCGTGTGGCAATGGAACAACATTTGGTCGAATAA
- a CDS encoding HpcH/HpaI aldolase family protein: protein MRENQLKRKLKRGEVVLGPFVNCAYPAFVEICGHAGFDFAIIDMEHSPLHTLVAEDLCRAADCVGIAPVIRVRKNDSPQIQRALDIGSAGVQVPQIETKEDAEAVVRSAKYSPLGSRGLSFNTRAGLYTAAGTHISDKLNEESLVVIHVEGKRGVENIEEIVSVPHIDVIFLGPYDLSQSLGIPGQVRDVRVVELMEKCVTAIRNAGKVAGTFADNPEAAKLWIKAGVQYVGLGVDVAIFLRACQALVKAVRE, encoded by the coding sequence ATGCGTGAAAACCAACTCAAACGAAAACTAAAGCGGGGCGAAGTCGTGCTGGGCCCGTTTGTTAACTGCGCCTATCCCGCATTTGTGGAAATTTGCGGGCACGCCGGATTTGACTTCGCCATTATAGACATGGAACACAGCCCTTTACACACGCTGGTTGCCGAAGACCTCTGTCGTGCGGCAGATTGCGTGGGCATAGCACCAGTGATCCGCGTTCGCAAAAATGACTCACCCCAAATTCAACGCGCCCTTGACATTGGCAGCGCGGGTGTGCAAGTACCTCAAATTGAAACCAAGGAAGATGCTGAAGCTGTTGTCCGCAGCGCTAAGTACAGCCCCCTCGGTTCGCGGGGTCTTTCTTTCAACACACGCGCTGGTTTGTACACCGCAGCCGGAACGCATATTTCAGATAAGTTGAACGAGGAATCTCTTGTTGTCATTCACGTTGAAGGCAAACGGGGCGTGGAGAACATCGAAGAAATAGTCAGCGTGCCTCACATTGATGTTATCTTTCTTGGCCCTTACGATTTATCCCAGTCGCTAGGCATTCCCGGACAAGTGCGAGATGTTCGCGTAGTTGAACTCATGGAGAAATGCGTTACCGCTATCCGTAACGCCGGGAAAGTGGCCGGTACATTTGCCGATAATCCTGAAGCTGCGAAGCTGTGGATTAAAGCTGGGGTGCAGTATGTTGGGCTTGGTGTAGATGTTGCTATCTTCTTGCGGGCGTGCCAAGCCTTAGTGAAAGCAGTGCGGGAATAG
- a CDS encoding 2OG-Fe dioxygenase family protein, which translates to MQTLLGSTESSYGISFALEKIDSIELEGFKPFFRELPVDPFIKGKYRFRRLSRFKVVGNELIKQPHGYLFQSKQYNPLVGDVKREFAELDDALGELDGFKKLVLEFRNYCKLSSGVEIGVHQIRTTCSPNNFGNPAPEGIHRDGCEFIGIFSVDRENISGGETHLYVAKKEKPVFKKVLRPGELLLLNDRDFFHFTTPIKPTTVGEGTRDVFVVTYPSLLSD; encoded by the coding sequence ATGCAAACTTTATTGGGATCGACGGAATCCTCATATGGTATTAGCTTTGCTTTAGAAAAAATTGACTCGATTGAACTGGAGGGTTTTAAGCCATTCTTTAGAGAGCTTCCAGTCGATCCTTTTATAAAAGGTAAGTATCGCTTCAGGAGACTATCTCGATTCAAAGTAGTTGGGAATGAATTAATCAAACAACCTCATGGTTACTTGTTCCAAAGCAAGCAGTACAATCCTTTGGTAGGCGATGTCAAGCGAGAGTTTGCGGAATTAGATGATGCGCTGGGAGAACTAGATGGGTTTAAAAAACTTGTTTTGGAATTCAGAAATTACTGCAAGCTTAGTTCCGGTGTTGAAATAGGAGTTCATCAAATCCGAACAACTTGTTCGCCGAATAACTTTGGCAATCCCGCACCGGAAGGTATACACAGAGACGGTTGCGAGTTTATAGGTATTTTCTCTGTTGATAGGGAAAATATATCTGGCGGCGAAACGCATTTATATGTGGCGAAAAAGGAAAAGCCTGTTTTTAAGAAAGTTCTTCGTCCAGGAGAACTGTTGCTACTGAACGATCGCGACTTTTTCCATTTTACCACTCCCATTAAACCGACAACGGTTGGAGAGGGTACAAGGGACGTTTTTGTTGTTACTTACCCCAGTTTACTGTCTGATTAA
- a CDS encoding methyltransferase domain-containing protein: MEKELVFISWTGELGKKLALTLKETMFKLDPFEGWVSDVDIETGAAWFQSTKEALKKAKIGIVCLTPESSKRPWINFEAGYLYGQINKCQLVKFKENLINPLKQLQAMDGTKLNDWQKLLCELTGNRNNYVCEKWAQSEFPKLQEIINLIDKPPHSSVFKINQTLANIQEIADSLKDNRFFRENIYYQEVIYDSYLKYRRLNNDLNDNQSRYLAPASQYPHILISLQKNISPVVKAIALVNIEEQFWQQRTGKEILRTSHHDNIRVFVFTSEKDFESNYLTILEHAKQYKVYGISFANLSTVLGSEYSKDFSIIEGNGKDKLLAKYDDEALDQKNICFIAEEDEISKHEKKFNDLLESKLAISIPETAHNDEVELFIQTIFTGLTVYETKHIEMSAYINVNDYDEHEEKHAYYQDMMQKMFEICLDHRRNNPASCRILEFGAGTGIFTKRLNEMPNVDEIVAIEIDWRCYGILEHKFRKQGKVKPLYADSRTYDPEGKFDYIFSSFADHHIKRGDKQKYFHNVKRNLNPGGLMIVGDEFIRSHNPINKEERKSALKEYHNHIIEIARQQGEDILALLEEKALESGLEEKGDFKVSCEQYEGYLNKAGFKFKQERIGPPDPELAKRIGGVYVYKAWLPNDS; this comes from the coding sequence ATGGAAAAAGAATTAGTTTTCATCTCTTGGACAGGAGAGTTAGGCAAGAAGTTAGCTCTTACTCTAAAAGAGACGATGTTTAAACTCGATCCTTTTGAGGGTTGGGTATCAGATGTCGATATTGAGACGGGTGCCGCATGGTTTCAATCGACGAAAGAAGCTTTAAAAAAAGCCAAAATTGGTATTGTTTGTCTAACTCCAGAGTCGTCTAAGAGACCGTGGATTAACTTTGAAGCGGGTTACCTTTATGGACAGATCAATAAATGCCAACTTGTAAAGTTCAAAGAAAACCTAATTAATCCTCTAAAGCAGCTTCAGGCGATGGATGGTACAAAACTGAATGATTGGCAAAAGCTGCTCTGTGAACTGACTGGAAACCGGAATAATTATGTATGTGAGAAGTGGGCACAAAGCGAATTTCCAAAATTACAAGAAATAATTAATCTTATAGATAAACCCCCTCATTCATCGGTATTCAAAATCAATCAAACACTTGCAAATATTCAGGAGATAGCTGATAGCCTAAAAGATAACAGATTTTTCCGCGAGAATATTTATTATCAGGAAGTTATTTACGATTCCTATCTCAAATATCGTCGATTAAACAATGATTTGAATGACAACCAATCGCGCTACTTAGCACCAGCTTCTCAATACCCTCATATTCTTATTTCTCTACAAAAGAACATTAGTCCGGTAGTAAAAGCTATTGCGCTTGTTAATATTGAAGAACAGTTTTGGCAGCAAAGAACGGGTAAAGAGATTTTACGAACATCACATCATGATAACATTAGAGTATTTGTGTTTACCTCAGAAAAGGACTTTGAGTCAAACTACTTAACTATCCTAGAACATGCTAAACAATATAAGGTGTATGGAATTAGCTTTGCCAACCTGTCAACAGTTTTAGGATCTGAATACAGTAAAGACTTTTCTATTATTGAGGGCAATGGTAAAGATAAACTGCTTGCAAAATATGATGACGAAGCGCTGGATCAAAAAAATATCTGCTTTATTGCCGAAGAAGACGAAATTTCCAAACACGAAAAGAAGTTTAATGACTTGTTAGAATCAAAACTTGCTATTTCTATACCTGAAACTGCTCATAATGATGAAGTTGAACTATTTATCCAGACTATTTTTACTGGATTAACAGTTTATGAAACAAAGCATATAGAAATGTCTGCATATATAAATGTCAATGACTATGACGAACACGAAGAAAAACATGCTTATTATCAAGATATGATGCAGAAAATGTTCGAGATCTGTTTAGACCACAGACGCAATAATCCTGCATCTTGTAGAATTTTAGAATTTGGTGCTGGGACAGGAATTTTTACTAAGCGTTTAAATGAAATGCCAAATGTTGATGAAATAGTTGCGATCGAGATTGATTGGCGCTGTTATGGTATTCTGGAACATAAATTTAGAAAACAAGGTAAAGTTAAGCCTCTGTATGCAGATAGTCGCACTTACGATCCTGAAGGAAAATTTGATTACATTTTTTCCTCCTTTGCCGATCATCACATCAAAAGAGGTGACAAACAAAAATATTTTCACAATGTTAAGCGTAATTTGAATCCTGGGGGACTAATGATTGTGGGTGATGAGTTCATTCGCTCTCACAATCCAATTAACAAAGAAGAACGAAAATCTGCTTTAAAAGAATATCACAATCACATAATTGAAATTGCCCGACAGCAAGGAGAAGATATTTTAGCACTTCTTGAGGAAAAAGCACTGGAGTCAGGGCTGGAGGAAAAAGGTGATTTTAAAGTTTCTTGTGAGCAGTATGAAGGATATCTGAACAAGGCGGGGTTTAAGTTTAAACAAGAGAGGATTGGACCTCCAGACCCAGAGCTAGCTAAGAGAATAGGTGGCGTTTACGTCTACAAAGCTTGGCTACCGAACGATAGTTAA
- a CDS encoding RipA family octameric membrane protein — MTQKQAQEEQNKDRKITDEDRKILLEQYKMYVEMMDRITERRGKMNTFYVSLLSILLALLSLLADTNKKLFSGTGETLLLVSSLLGLILCYVWYININSYKQLNKIKFKIIHEMEQYLPFACYKQEWQMPDAQKNDHLQNEQYRRLTKVEKYIPLIIAIPYFALLIYAIFSFFK, encoded by the coding sequence ATGACTCAAAAACAAGCACAAGAAGAACAAAACAAGGATCGCAAAATAACTGATGAGGATCGGAAGATATTGCTAGAGCAATACAAAATGTATGTCGAAATGATGGATAGAATCACTGAGAGAAGAGGAAAGATGAATACCTTCTACGTGTCACTACTATCAATATTACTAGCATTACTTTCTTTATTAGCTGACACCAACAAAAAGCTCTTCTCTGGAACTGGAGAAACCTTACTTTTAGTATCTTCTCTATTAGGGTTAATTCTATGCTATGTATGGTACATAAATATAAATTCATATAAGCAGCTAAATAAAATCAAGTTTAAAATCATTCATGAAATGGAGCAATATTTACCATTTGCTTGTTATAAACAAGAATGGCAAATGCCAGATGCTCAAAAAAATGATCATCTACAAAATGAGCAATATAGGCGTTTAACTAAGGTAGAGAAGTATATACCTTTGATTATTGCTATTCCCTATTTTGCGTTACTTATATACGCCATATTTAGCTTTTTTAAGTGA
- a CDS encoding 3-oxoacyl-[acyl-carrier-protein] synthase III C-terminal domain-containing protein: MNNQTDTIGIAAIGYYIPSRILTSEEIAQLSNFPVSVFIEKIGMQQKHIAEVDEHPSDMGIKAALNAIEQARILPQEINFIAFCGAGHYDYSFWSPAAKIQDKIGATNAFSFEVRNFCNGGNLGIHICSNMLLANPDARYALVVCSDKLSVLLNYADKDCLSTFIMADGAAAAILRKGETTNQILAYHGITNGELADYIKVEGGGTKFFGCNDLYDRTFNYLTVKNPKTLEKIFSEIYLTNYLEVIKTALHKSGYSSNDINFIFMNQVKKKVSLSILQSLGLTERNTFISLSEYGHMGAADTLFGLAKTLEQNLVKPGNIVVLANSATGFSWAAIVLKY, from the coding sequence GTGAATAACCAAACAGACACAATTGGAATTGCAGCTATAGGATACTATATTCCCTCGCGGATTTTAACCAGCGAGGAAATAGCGCAGCTGTCGAATTTTCCAGTATCGGTTTTTATAGAAAAAATCGGAATGCAGCAAAAACATATCGCAGAAGTGGACGAACATCCCAGCGATATGGGCATTAAAGCGGCGTTAAATGCGATCGAACAAGCAAGAATTCTTCCTCAAGAAATTAACTTTATCGCTTTTTGCGGTGCAGGTCACTACGATTACAGTTTTTGGTCTCCTGCGGCTAAGATACAAGATAAAATCGGCGCTACAAATGCTTTTTCATTTGAAGTGAGGAACTTTTGTAATGGTGGAAATTTAGGGATTCATATTTGCAGTAATATGTTGCTTGCTAATCCCGATGCCCGTTACGCCCTCGTAGTCTGTAGCGATAAATTATCTGTACTTCTTAATTATGCAGATAAAGATTGCCTATCCACATTTATTATGGCTGATGGTGCAGCAGCGGCGATTTTACGAAAAGGGGAAACTACTAATCAGATATTAGCCTATCATGGCATTACTAACGGGGAATTAGCCGATTATATCAAGGTTGAAGGAGGCGGAACCAAGTTTTTTGGCTGTAATGATCTGTACGATCGCACTTTTAACTATTTAACCGTCAAAAATCCCAAAACCCTAGAAAAGATTTTTTCAGAAATCTACTTAACTAACTATTTAGAAGTTATAAAAACCGCCTTGCATAAAAGCGGTTATTCTTCAAACGATATCAATTTTATATTTATGAATCAAGTTAAGAAAAAAGTCTCTCTCAGTATTCTTCAGTCTCTAGGTTTGACAGAGAGAAACACTTTTATTTCTTTATCAGAATACGGTCACATGGGTGCTGCCGATACTCTATTTGGTTTGGCCAAAACTTTAGAACAAAATTTAGTAAAACCTGGCAATATCGTAGTATTGGCAAATAGCGCTACAGGCTTTTCCTGGGCTGCGATCGTATTAAAATATTAA
- a CDS encoding dTDP-4-dehydrorhamnose 3,5-epimerase: MTLRTIQIRPLSSVKAGMTEFYTPQSSDETMLVQIPPCTIEEMFVHRFQTDQLFVVRGTFVLVTLENRRYQYTLMSDCQPKVVTIPVGVLHGAINLSDEPCLLVNAVLRHGPPHERDYRPVKPPFPYNLGVAEALLKEFRCSVKV, encoded by the coding sequence ATGACCTTAAGAACAATTCAAATTCGTCCTTTAAGTTCAGTAAAAGCGGGTATGACAGAGTTTTATACCCCTCAGTCCAGTGACGAGACGATGCTGGTGCAAATACCGCCTTGTACAATCGAAGAGATGTTTGTACACAGATTTCAAACAGACCAACTTTTCGTAGTGCGGGGAACCTTTGTACTGGTCACCTTAGAAAATCGGCGCTATCAATACACACTGATGAGCGATTGTCAACCAAAAGTAGTGACAATCCCAGTCGGCGTTCTGCACGGAGCAATCAATCTCAGCGATGAACCGTGTCTATTAGTAAACGCAGTACTGCGTCATGGCCCACCCCACGAGCGCGATTATCGTCCTGTGAAACCACCTTTTCCTTACAACTTGGGAGTTGCTGAGGCGCTGTTAAAAGAATTCCGCTGTTCGGTAAAAGTTTGA